A part of Paenibacillus donghaensis genomic DNA contains:
- a CDS encoding NAD(+) diphosphatase, giving the protein MKLKHCLECGAKLILKPCGDEGDIPFCESCGLFRFPVFSTAISTAVLNHDKSKILLIQQYNRPHYILLAGYVNKGEDAEATLVREVKEEVGLQVTGYQYMRSEYYEPNNTLMLNFVSVVDSEDLSGLTAEVDHGQWFTWEEAVQAIAKNSLAERFLLNIVQKLQSGSIHVETRPSGL; this is encoded by the coding sequence ATGAAGTTGAAACATTGTCTGGAATGCGGAGCCAAGCTGATACTGAAGCCCTGCGGGGATGAAGGGGACATTCCTTTTTGCGAATCCTGCGGGTTGTTCAGGTTCCCTGTCTTCAGTACGGCGATCAGCACGGCGGTATTAAACCACGATAAGAGCAAAATTCTGCTGATCCAGCAGTATAACCGGCCTCATTATATCCTGCTGGCGGGTTATGTGAACAAGGGGGAGGATGCGGAAGCAACGCTTGTGCGTGAGGTCAAGGAGGAAGTGGGGCTGCAAGTAACCGGCTACCAATATATGCGCAGCGAATATTATGAGCCTAATAATACGCTGATGCTGAATTTTGTAAGTGTAGTGGATTCGGAGGATCTGAGCGGACTGACCGCCGAGGTGGATCACGGGCAGTGGTTCACATGGGAGGAAGCGGTTCAGGCGATTGCGAAGAACAGTCTGGCTGAGCGTTTCTTGCTGAATATTGTTCAAAAGCTGCAATCCGGCAGCATCCACGTAGAAACCCGTCCATCAGGCCTCTGA
- a CDS encoding GNAT family N-acetyltransferase: MNPKISIMQVERLDHDTELGLVELLIRTVEDGASIGFLPPLDKDEAAAYWKEVPGPGGKLYIALEGKEVVGTVQLQLAAKANARHRAEIAKLMVHPDHRRKGIAGLLMDRAEQDAEADGRLLVVLDTRAGDPSNSLYLSRGFIEAGRIPHYARSADGSLDATVFYYKELPL; this comes from the coding sequence ATGAACCCTAAGATATCCATAATGCAGGTTGAGCGATTAGACCATGATACGGAGCTGGGATTAGTCGAACTGTTGATTCGAACGGTGGAGGACGGGGCTTCGATCGGCTTCCTGCCTCCGCTGGACAAAGATGAAGCGGCAGCTTATTGGAAGGAGGTTCCGGGACCGGGGGGCAAGCTGTATATTGCCCTGGAGGGCAAGGAGGTTGTTGGAACAGTGCAGCTGCAGCTGGCCGCCAAGGCCAATGCCAGACACCGTGCGGAGATAGCCAAGCTGATGGTGCATCCGGACCACCGCCGCAAAGGCATCGCCGGCCTGCTTATGGACCGGGCGGAGCAGGATGCAGAGGCCGATGGCAGGCTGCTTGTGGTGCTGGATACCCGGGCGGGCGATCCCTCCAACAGCCTGTACCTGTCGCGCGGCTTCATTGAAGCAGGACGGATTCCACATTACGCGCGTTCGGCGGACGGGAGTCTGGACGCGACCGTTTTTTATTATAAGGAGCTGCCGCTCTAA
- a CDS encoding L,D-transpeptidase family protein — translation MMTYVNPADSKTRGNLPLKLLLVLTLLFTAFLSGGAFTAQAAGSDMLVVNKKTNKLAYFSGGKLVKTFPVATGKTQSLTPEGSFDIVVKVKNRPYYKEKIPGGDPANPLGDRWLGLEVGNTYGTTYAIHGNNNESSIGKYVSAGCIRMHNEDIHWLYPQVARKTKVVITSSTQDMESIAVKYGYAVATKETKDKTFAGTLVVNGVATKLKDPMVLDQSRVYIPLRESVVLLGGRLQSNPATGEWTITVGKNTVKYKALSEKAVVNGKSVAVTASRNENNRMMLPLANVTKMFGLQVKWNGSAKSVAITK, via the coding sequence ATGATGACTTATGTAAACCCGGCAGACAGCAAGACTAGAGGGAATCTGCCCCTCAAACTGCTGCTCGTACTGACTTTACTGTTCACTGCCTTTTTGAGCGGCGGTGCCTTTACAGCTCAGGCGGCAGGTTCCGACATGCTGGTCGTGAACAAAAAAACCAATAAGCTGGCCTACTTCAGCGGCGGGAAGCTGGTCAAGACGTTCCCGGTGGCTACTGGCAAGACGCAGAGCCTGACCCCTGAGGGCAGCTTCGACATTGTGGTCAAGGTCAAGAACAGACCTTACTACAAAGAGAAAATCCCCGGAGGCGATCCGGCCAATCCGCTGGGTGACCGCTGGCTGGGGCTGGAAGTGGGCAACACCTACGGCACGACTTACGCGATCCACGGCAATAATAATGAATCCTCCATTGGCAAATATGTAAGTGCAGGCTGCATTCGTATGCATAATGAAGACATTCATTGGCTGTACCCGCAGGTCGCCCGCAAGACGAAGGTAGTGATTACTTCATCTACGCAGGATATGGAGAGCATTGCGGTCAAATACGGCTATGCTGTGGCGACAAAGGAGACAAAGGATAAGACGTTTGCAGGCACGCTGGTCGTTAACGGAGTTGCGACTAAATTAAAAGATCCGATGGTGCTGGACCAATCGCGAGTATATATTCCGCTGCGTGAATCGGTGGTCCTGCTGGGAGGCAGGCTGCAGAGCAATCCGGCAACGGGAGAATGGACGATCACTGTAGGCAAAAACACTGTGAAGTACAAGGCGCTGTCGGAGAAGGCTGTTGTTAATGGCAAATCCGTTGCCGTCACGGCTTCACGCAATGAGAACAACCGGATGATGCTGCCGCTTGCCAACGTGACCAAGATGTTTGGTTTGCAGGTCAAGTGGAATGGTTCCGCCAAGTCGGTGGCTATCACGAAATAA
- a CDS encoding sugar kinase — protein MSSRTTENKLVLIKRKTRLEELVVRYNTIQQAEFYIQRLGADFSDYIQEDITYRSAVETAVIELGAVGMVQVLEREHVPNFIFGDDDTVVVLGQDGLVANTLKYLKHQPLIGVNPDPRRWDGVLLPFQVQDLRLVVADVFKGRRQVREVTLAKAELNDGQSLYGVNDLFIGRKTHVSARYQLELNGVAEQQSSSGIIVSTGMGSTGWLKSVLAGAAGIARGAAQLRGAVPAGQAEQGAGEQQPGARAARDSSQQPQSKAAEEQERQAWGAPHLYFTVREPFPSRTTTADLVFGMISDEQRLRITSQMPENGVIFSDGVESDFLEFNSGVEASIGLAEKRGRLVV, from the coding sequence ATGAGCAGCCGGACAACAGAGAACAAGCTTGTGCTGATCAAGCGCAAGACCCGCCTGGAGGAGCTGGTGGTCCGCTATAACACGATCCAGCAGGCCGAGTTCTATATCCAGCGGCTGGGCGCGGATTTCAGCGATTATATTCAGGAGGATATAACCTACCGGAGCGCCGTGGAAACGGCAGTGATAGAGCTTGGTGCGGTTGGGATGGTTCAGGTGCTGGAGCGGGAGCATGTGCCTAACTTTATTTTTGGTGATGACGATACGGTGGTCGTGCTGGGCCAGGATGGACTGGTCGCCAATACGCTCAAATATTTGAAGCATCAGCCGCTGATTGGTGTCAACCCTGATCCCCGGCGCTGGGATGGGGTGCTGCTGCCCTTCCAGGTGCAGGATTTGCGCCTGGTGGTGGCCGATGTCTTCAAGGGGCGGCGTCAGGTGCGCGAAGTGACGCTTGCCAAGGCTGAGCTGAACGACGGGCAGAGCCTGTATGGTGTGAACGATCTGTTCATCGGCCGCAAGACCCATGTGTCGGCCCGCTACCAGCTGGAGTTGAACGGAGTAGCCGAGCAGCAGTCCTCCAGCGGTATTATTGTCTCCACCGGCATGGGCTCGACAGGCTGGCTGAAGAGTGTGCTGGCGGGCGCAGCCGGGATTGCCAGAGGCGCCGCGCAGCTGCGCGGCGCGGTCCCGGCCGGGCAGGCGGAACAGGGTGCGGGGGAACAGCAGCCTGGGGCGAGGGCTGCGCGGGATTCCAGCCAGCAGCCGCAGAGCAAGGCCGCAGAGGAGCAGGAGCGGCAGGCTTGGGGCGCACCGCATTTGTATTTCACAGTCAGGGAACCGTTCCCGAGCCGGACAACGACTGCTGATCTGGTCTTCGGGATGATCAGCGATGAGCAGCGGCTGCGGATTACATCGCAGATGCCGGAGAACGGTGTAATATTTAGCGATGGGGTGGAGAGCGATTTTCTGGAATTTAACTCCGGTGTGGAGGCGTCCATCGGTCTCGCGGAGAAGCGGGGCCGGCTGGTGGTCTGA
- a CDS encoding helix-turn-helix domain-containing protein → MMQPEAASPVPLHSLAFQLMDIALFIQPEEPQAQQQAADSLQHYRLLVVTGGSGSLSIENEVLAISADKCCLLSPGESFRLQSDGTTLYYYMLAFTAVSLQERPEWHTAPLLPGRRELIAYPFTRLLSLTEELFHSKQADDPIRLFRQQLKFQELLLFLLEHNLPSTRVFSPAQSVEATVHYIRGHYDQDITVKQLARLANVPSWQYSAIFQKLTGIKPLDFVTTLRIEHAKPLLLHSGEPLREIARKVGYADEYYFSRRFRQKTGESPGQYALSRRQKLRVTDWMGHAVDIPERPKRIVYHGETLGDLLALGVRPVGSDEAFSRNSVYKHRIKKLANVGFPLDIHRTGKLHPDLIIIATPDEQAYEQVAALAPTLSFNSFAPLDERLQVLGRWLGKEQEAAAWLDSFAAKNTLMWQRLSPGQLLPGETATALTCEHGSRLYAMGASGLAPALYADGGFQPPDKIKPLLKQGLGFIEVSLIELPLYAGDRLFVLLPEREDSKVALEQLMAGPLWRSLPAVQSGRVHLLDGARWNCGDALTREKFLGYLPKLLTAAPAQ, encoded by the coding sequence ATGATGCAGCCTGAAGCAGCGTCCCCTGTCCCGCTCCATTCCCTGGCTTTTCAGCTGATGGACATTGCACTGTTCATCCAGCCTGAAGAACCACAGGCACAACAACAAGCCGCAGACTCCCTACAGCACTATCGGCTGCTGGTTGTTACAGGCGGTTCAGGATCACTGTCAATCGAGAACGAGGTTCTAGCCATTAGCGCCGATAAATGCTGCCTGTTATCCCCTGGTGAATCCTTCCGTCTTCAATCGGACGGAACTACGCTTTATTACTATATGCTGGCATTTACCGCCGTCTCGCTGCAGGAACGCCCCGAATGGCATACAGCTCCGCTGCTGCCTGGAAGACGGGAGCTGATCGCCTACCCCTTTACCCGTCTGCTCAGCCTTACCGAAGAGCTGTTCCACAGCAAACAAGCGGATGATCCAATCCGGCTGTTCCGGCAGCAATTGAAATTCCAGGAGCTGCTGCTGTTTCTGCTGGAGCATAATCTGCCTTCCACACGGGTGTTCAGTCCGGCTCAATCAGTAGAAGCGACTGTACACTATATCCGCGGGCATTATGATCAAGACATTACGGTGAAGCAGCTGGCGCGGCTGGCCAATGTTCCTTCCTGGCAATACTCGGCCATCTTTCAGAAGCTGACCGGCATTAAACCGCTCGACTTCGTCACAACGCTGCGCATTGAGCATGCCAAGCCGCTGCTGCTGCATTCCGGGGAACCGCTGCGGGAGATTGCCCGCAAGGTTGGCTACGCGGATGAATACTATTTCAGCCGCCGCTTCCGCCAGAAGACCGGCGAATCACCGGGACAATACGCGCTCTCGCGGCGGCAGAAGCTCCGGGTAACCGATTGGATGGGCCATGCGGTTGATATCCCCGAACGGCCGAAACGTATTGTCTATCATGGAGAAACCCTTGGTGACCTGCTGGCCCTGGGTGTGAGGCCTGTCGGCAGCGATGAAGCCTTCTCCCGCAACAGCGTCTATAAGCACCGGATCAAGAAGCTGGCAAATGTCGGCTTCCCGCTTGATATCCACAGAACAGGAAAGCTCCACCCTGATCTGATCATTATCGCCACCCCCGATGAGCAGGCTTATGAACAGGTGGCTGCCCTCGCGCCGACGCTCAGCTTCAACTCCTTCGCTCCGCTGGATGAGCGGCTGCAGGTGCTGGGGCGCTGGCTGGGCAAGGAGCAGGAAGCCGCCGCCTGGCTGGACAGCTTCGCTGCCAAAAACACACTCATGTGGCAGCGCTTGTCTCCCGGCCAGCTGCTTCCCGGAGAAACGGCCACCGCGCTGACCTGTGAACACGGCAGCCGACTGTATGCCATGGGCGCAAGCGGTCTTGCTCCTGCCCTTTATGCCGACGGCGGATTTCAGCCGCCGGACAAGATAAAGCCGCTGCTGAAGCAGGGGCTTGGGTTCATCGAGGTCAGCTTGATCGAGCTGCCGCTGTATGCCGGAGACCGGCTGTTTGTCCTCCTCCCCGAGCGCGAGGATTCGAAAGTGGCGCTAGAGCAGCTGATGGCTGGCCCATTATGGCGCAGTCTGCCGGCGGTGCAGAGTGGCCGGGTCCACCTGCTGGACGGTGCCCGCTGGAATTGCGGGGATGCCTTAACCCGCGAGAAATTCCTTGGCTACCTGCCGAAGCTGCTTACCGCTGCCCCGGCCCAATGA
- a CDS encoding SPFH domain-containing protein encodes MFGFRFVKFQPSDYVLKVKNGKVIREGVGLAFTYYAPTTSVVVVPVSSIDVPFMFEEITNDYQTVTVQGQLTYRIVDYRKTTQILNYTYNLRKNTYLSDDPGKLAQRVINIAKVLTKRQLEQLPLRDAIQSSERLARSITQEIAKNEEIGKLGIELMGLSILAIVPNKETLRALEAQAREEILRNADNALYERRNASIEQERRVKENELNTEIAVETKKRQIRETQLDAERSVKQKQNEMKQEQLSFDTELEEKKQGLVELAVANKKAEADAKAYELLAVMNALQDVSPAVLQTLTNVGMNPDKLIAIAFQDLALNAGKIGQLNITPDLLQGLLNGSTAQSGRGGGAR; translated from the coding sequence ATGTTCGGATTCCGATTTGTTAAATTCCAACCGAGTGATTATGTGCTGAAGGTCAAGAACGGGAAGGTTATCCGCGAGGGTGTGGGCTTGGCGTTTACTTATTATGCTCCGACCACCTCTGTTGTTGTTGTGCCGGTCTCTTCGATTGATGTTCCGTTCATGTTTGAAGAGATCACGAATGACTATCAGACGGTGACGGTGCAGGGGCAGCTGACCTACCGGATTGTGGATTACCGCAAGACAACCCAGATCCTCAACTATACCTATAATTTACGCAAAAATACGTATCTCTCCGACGATCCCGGCAAGCTGGCTCAGCGGGTGATCAATATTGCCAAGGTGCTGACCAAACGTCAGCTGGAGCAGCTTCCGCTGCGCGATGCGATCCAGTCGAGTGAACGGCTGGCACGCAGCATTACCCAGGAAATAGCCAAGAATGAGGAGATCGGGAAGCTGGGGATCGAGCTGATGGGCTTGTCGATTCTGGCTATCGTCCCGAATAAGGAAACGCTGCGGGCACTGGAGGCGCAGGCCCGGGAAGAGATTCTGCGCAATGCCGACAATGCGCTGTACGAACGGCGCAACGCCTCCATAGAGCAGGAGCGGCGGGTCAAGGAGAATGAATTGAATACAGAGATTGCCGTGGAAACGAAGAAGCGGCAGATCCGTGAGACACAGCTGGATGCGGAGCGTTCGGTGAAGCAGAAGCAGAATGAGATGAAGCAGGAGCAGCTGAGCTTCGATACCGAGCTGGAGGAGAAGAAGCAGGGGCTGGTTGAGCTTGCGGTCGCCAACAAAAAAGCCGAAGCGGATGCCAAGGCCTATGAGCTGCTTGCCGTAATGAACGCCTTGCAGGATGTCTCGCCGGCTGTGCTGCAGACGCTGACGAATGTAGGCATGAATCCGGATAAGCTGATCGCGATCGCCTTCCAGGACCTGGCGCTGAATGCCGGAAAGATCGGCCAGCTGAACATTACGCCGGACCTGCTGCAGGGTCTGCTGAACGGTTCGACCGCCCAGTCGGGGAGAGGCGGGGGGGCACGATGA
- a CDS encoding YhcH/YjgK/YiaL family protein: protein MIVDTLEHLLENEHAFGEKIQRGLKFLKNTDFSGLAAGRHDVDDEMFYFINEYETKEAAECFWEAHRVNLDLHYILEGTERIGYAAIERLDVRDEYSAEKDAVFFTGELQSAVAASPGDLVICYPQDGHMTGIVAAQKEAVRKVVLKIKL from the coding sequence ATGATCGTCGATACGCTGGAGCATTTGCTGGAGAATGAACATGCTTTTGGAGAAAAGATTCAAAGAGGTCTGAAATTCCTGAAGAATACGGATTTCAGCGGCCTGGCGGCCGGACGCCATGACGTTGATGATGAAATGTTCTATTTCATTAACGAATATGAAACCAAGGAAGCCGCAGAATGTTTCTGGGAAGCGCACAGAGTCAATCTGGATCTGCACTACATTCTGGAAGGCACGGAACGGATCGGGTATGCGGCCATTGAACGTCTGGATGTAAGAGACGAATACAGTGCGGAGAAGGATGCGGTATTCTTCACCGGTGAGCTGCAGTCCGCTGTGGCGGCAAGTCCGGGAGACCTCGTAATCTGCTATCCGCAGGATGGGCATATGACCGGAATTGTGGCCGCACAGAAGGAAGCTGTTCGCAAAGTAGTCCTCAAAATCAAACTGTAG
- a CDS encoding copper amine oxidase N-terminal domain-containing protein has product MRSWKKTVGLVAAAFTLSAGSAAAAAESHILLNYHDHGMGSTQVIAEGTTLVPLKSLAEGMGYTLSWDPAAKSAKLVRPDREVGFTAGSKSSKVNGTALALTKAPRIVKGTVYVPLVAAVKALGGKTWYDKESGNLNILDKSRFTAASLQGRTYWVAQSSGVLFYRATASAKPVQIGQLPMKDSPFSYELQIKQAGKGSDLLVLRDYHYSMFTNSDTVYQALIQGGKIVKQMDYHTAIPAYSPAAPLQTKQLYMTDGHSVQYLNKDGSLGKSFDLEQLTGATGATGVTGVTGEFIVDYAEADVLLVRQVGGTQLYALETSSGQVTNLSEQLISTADRKEWDRATGDDPYVLMRMLVLTSRNGDVLKFKYTPMLSETAKGVTFTLGK; this is encoded by the coding sequence ATGAGAAGCTGGAAAAAAACAGTCGGCCTTGTAGCCGCAGCTTTCACTCTAAGTGCAGGTTCAGCCGCAGCAGCGGCAGAGAGTCACATCCTGCTTAATTATCATGATCACGGCATGGGCAGCACGCAGGTGATTGCCGAAGGGACTACGCTTGTGCCGCTGAAATCGCTCGCCGAAGGCATGGGCTATACACTGTCCTGGGACCCAGCAGCCAAATCAGCCAAGCTGGTTCGCCCGGACCGCGAGGTCGGCTTCACCGCCGGCTCCAAATCGTCCAAGGTGAACGGCACGGCCTTGGCGCTGACGAAAGCTCCGCGCATTGTCAAAGGCACCGTCTATGTCCCGCTGGTCGCAGCCGTGAAAGCGCTCGGCGGCAAAACCTGGTATGACAAGGAAAGCGGCAACCTGAACATTCTCGACAAGTCGAGGTTTACCGCAGCTTCCCTCCAAGGGCGTACCTATTGGGTGGCCCAGAGTAGCGGCGTCCTCTTCTATCGGGCCACCGCCTCAGCCAAGCCGGTGCAGATCGGCCAGCTGCCGATGAAGGATTCCCCGTTCAGCTATGAGCTGCAGATCAAGCAGGCAGGCAAAGGCTCCGACCTGCTGGTGCTGCGCGATTATCATTACTCTATGTTTACTAACTCCGATACCGTATACCAGGCATTGATCCAAGGCGGGAAGATCGTCAAGCAGATGGATTACCACACAGCCATCCCCGCCTATTCGCCCGCCGCACCGCTGCAGACCAAGCAGCTGTACATGACGGACGGGCATTCGGTGCAGTATCTGAACAAGGACGGCAGCCTGGGCAAGTCGTTCGACCTGGAGCAGCTGACCGGCGCAACTGGCGCAACTGGCGTAACAGGCGTAACAGGCGAGTTCATTGTCGATTATGCCGAGGCCGATGTGCTGCTGGTTCGTCAAGTCGGCGGCACACAGCTGTATGCGCTGGAGACCAGCAGCGGCCAGGTTACTAATCTCAGCGAGCAGCTGATCAGCACGGCGGACCGCAAGGAATGGGATCGGGCCACCGGTGATGATCCTTACGTGCTGATGCGGATGCTGGTACTGACCAGCCGCAACGGAGACGTGCTGAAGTTCAAATATACGCCGATGCTCTCCGAGACAGCCAAGGGCGTAACCTTTACGCTAGGTAAATAA
- a CDS encoding ABC transporter substrate-binding protein, with the protein MTRLKQPFNILCMLVLMSVLLLACSSSNEPSAADQTSTPAPAASTDPAATTDPAAGNNTTAGAETRSYTDYMNHTVQIPTAPKRIVFVGETYGDLLALGLQAVGTATMMTANQIYEDQLQGVEDVGFPINLEKTLTLQPDLIIYADTDEADFEALSKIAPTVIFNTFAPLKERMQKLGDITGTTKEAEAWLADYTIKEAAMWAQLKSSGMKPGETASVFTYYPGDRLFVMAITGLSQVLYEENGFKPTPGVQAVLDQNKGFAEISLEVLSDYAGDRIFILNPTHDEAKASTDQLLKTEIWKNLPAVKNGQVYFQDIEKTSADATTRLWLLQRLPELLAAQ; encoded by the coding sequence ATGACCCGTTTGAAGCAACCTTTCAATATACTCTGTATGCTTGTGCTTATGAGCGTGCTGCTGCTCGCTTGCAGTAGTAGCAACGAACCCTCTGCTGCCGACCAGACTTCTACTCCAGCCCCGGCAGCCTCAACTGATCCGGCCGCCACAACTGACCCGGCCGCCGGAAACAACACAACAGCTGGTGCAGAAACCCGCTCCTATACCGATTATATGAACCACACTGTACAAATTCCCACTGCCCCTAAACGGATTGTGTTCGTGGGCGAAACCTATGGAGACTTGCTGGCCTTGGGTCTTCAGGCTGTAGGCACCGCTACTATGATGACTGCGAATCAGATCTATGAGGATCAGCTTCAAGGCGTGGAGGATGTTGGCTTCCCTATCAATCTGGAGAAGACATTGACGCTCCAGCCTGACCTGATCATCTATGCTGATACGGATGAGGCGGATTTCGAGGCCTTGTCCAAAATTGCGCCAACCGTCATCTTCAACACGTTCGCCCCACTGAAGGAGCGGATGCAGAAGCTTGGCGACATTACGGGCACAACCAAAGAAGCGGAAGCTTGGCTGGCAGACTACACTATCAAGGAAGCCGCCATGTGGGCGCAGCTTAAGAGCTCCGGGATGAAGCCGGGCGAAACCGCCTCTGTCTTCACTTATTATCCGGGAGACCGGCTGTTCGTAATGGCTATTACCGGACTATCTCAGGTATTATATGAAGAGAATGGCTTCAAGCCCACTCCCGGGGTTCAGGCGGTACTGGATCAGAACAAGGGCTTCGCGGAAATCTCCTTGGAGGTGCTTAGTGACTATGCTGGAGACCGCATCTTCATTCTTAACCCCACACACGACGAGGCCAAAGCCTCCACGGATCAGCTGTTGAAGACCGAAATATGGAAGAACCTGCCTGCCGTAAAGAACGGTCAAGTCTATTTCCAAGATATCGAGAAGACCTCTGCCGATGCCACCACCCGCTTATGGCTGCTCCAGCGGCTGCCGGAGCTATTGGCTGCACAATAG
- a CDS encoding MetQ/NlpA family ABC transporter substrate-binding protein: MRMKTWAAVVLLGMSVVLGACGGKEAAGADKKEIVVGFGVGTYEEQFRQGILPILEKEGYKVEIKTFSQNMQVNPAMKEGSIDASVFQSTAYMEGINEELDADMAVLNFVPSAPQGLYSEKHKSLDEVKDGSVIALPNDPVNQERAVRILEDLGWVKVKADAGTTDFNLNSVEPDKYDLKLEVLDSAQILVSLADVDFGVVNGNYIANAKRQITEALKIENTPEQHRVTVTVNQTDLNTNWAQALKAAYESKAFEDYIHDQAKYDGFILPEAWESN, from the coding sequence ATGAGAATGAAGACTTGGGCTGCGGTAGTATTGCTGGGAATGTCGGTTGTGCTGGGAGCTTGCGGCGGCAAAGAAGCTGCCGGGGCCGACAAAAAGGAGATTGTTGTAGGGTTTGGCGTGGGGACGTATGAGGAGCAGTTCCGCCAGGGCATTCTGCCGATTCTGGAGAAGGAAGGCTACAAGGTGGAGATCAAGACCTTCTCCCAGAACATGCAGGTCAACCCCGCTATGAAGGAAGGTTCGATCGACGCCAGTGTCTTCCAGAGCACCGCTTATATGGAGGGAATCAACGAGGAGCTGGATGCGGATATGGCTGTGCTGAATTTTGTGCCAAGTGCGCCGCAGGGGCTGTATTCCGAGAAGCATAAGTCGCTGGATGAAGTGAAGGATGGTTCTGTCATAGCGCTGCCGAATGATCCGGTCAATCAGGAGCGGGCCGTGCGAATCCTTGAGGATCTGGGCTGGGTGAAGGTGAAGGCCGACGCCGGCACGACTGACTTCAATCTGAACAGCGTGGAGCCGGACAAATACGACCTGAAGCTGGAGGTGCTGGATTCGGCGCAGATTCTTGTCTCGCTTGCAGACGTGGACTTTGGGGTAGTCAATGGCAATTATATTGCCAACGCCAAACGTCAGATTACAGAAGCGCTGAAGATCGAGAACACACCGGAGCAGCACCGCGTAACGGTTACGGTGAATCAGACAGACCTCAATACCAACTGGGCCCAAGCCCTGAAGGCAGCCTATGAATCCAAAGCATTTGAAGATTATATCCATGACCAGGCCAAGTATGACGGTTTTATTCTTCCTGAAGCATGGGAGAGCAACTAG